The following is a genomic window from Synechococcus sp. JA-2-3B'a(2-13).
CACCGCCAAAGCCAACACCGACAGGCTGAGGCGAAAATCCGGAGTCAATAGATGGGCAGAATTGGGCCTGATCATGCCCCACTCCTCCTCTCAGGGATCCCAGACCCATTCTAGGCCGCCTCGGCAACTCTTCAGAAGTCAGAGGATCTGTAGGACATAGAGGAGAGAGCCTCTTCTCGAAATCAGGGAACGAGGGGCAAACCGAACCCGTTTTTTGAGTTATCCCGAAAAATACTTGGGATCCTGGGGAAATTGGGGTTTGCCATTGAGCTTCTTCCCACAGCTGGCCGATACAACCGCGCAGGCGGGATGGAATCCTCGCGTAGCTCTCAACTGAGGGCCTCACCGCGTGCGATGGTATACGATAAACTCCAGAGTTCCGCAAGTTTACAGATCAGAACCGGCGAGACATCCCTCGCTCACCCAAACACGGCCTGGGGAAAACCGACATAATACGGATATAACGAGTGCTTACTGCTAACCCGCACAATTCGTTGGGCCTCTCCATGCCTCTCGACCCTCTCTCTCAGTTGCCAGAGGAGCCAACCACTCAGATCCCCTTGGAGTTTTACGAGCGCAGACCCCAGCCTGAGGCAACTGCGGCCTTTCTGACGGTGCTCAGCGGCGCCAATGTGGGCATGACGTTTCCCTTGGCGAGGGGTGGAGTTTTGGGGCGCAGCCACCGCGCGGACATTCAGCTCTTGGATCACGCCGTCTCCCGGCAGCACTGTCGGCTGGAAAGAGAAAGTGAGGGTTATGTCCTCACCGACCTGGAGAGCCTCAACGGCACATATGTTAACGGCGAGCGCGTCAGCCGCGTTCTCCTGAAGGATGGAGATCGCATTCAAGTGGGGGCCAGCACCCTCAAGTTTGCCTACTACGACGCGGCAGAAGAAGCCTTCTTTTTGCAAATGGCCACTGCTGCCCTCTATGACCCGCTAACCGGTCTGTATAACCGACGTTTTTTCCTGAAGCAACTGGAGCTGGAGATCCCCTTTGCCCTTCGCCATCGCATTCCCCTCCACGTGCTCTATCTGGATTTGGATGGGTTTAAGCAAATCAACGACCGCTGGGGGCACTGGGCTGGGGATCAAACCTTAATCCAGGTGGCGCGGCGATTGCAAGCTCACGTTCGCCAAGACGATCTGGTGGCCCGCTTGGGGGGCGATGAGTTTGCCCTGCTGGTGCGCGGGATCCCGAACTCGCAGATCCTAGGGCTGGCAGAACGCTTGCGGCAGGCTGTCCAGACCCTGTTGGTGCAGGCGGGGACGGAGACCATCTCCCTAAGCTGCAGTGTGGGCATCGCCTCTCTGCTGGAGCTGGGAGAGGGAACTGACCCACAAAGTCTGCTGGCTGCTGCCGACAAGGCCCTCTACCAAGCCAAAGCTGAGGGGGGTAACCGAGAGACTTTGCTGTAGTTCAGGGCCAACTGCTGGAGTTTAGGATCCCTCTACCAAGCTGGCATAGGCTTCGGCACTCATGGTGTCTTCCAAGTCTTCGGGGTTGGCAATGCGCACCTTGATCAGCCAGCCATCGCCATAGGGATCGTCGGCAAGGCTTTCGGGGCTCTCCACCACCGCTGTATTCACGGCCACCACCTCTCCAGAAAGAGGGGCATAGAGATCTTCGACGGCTTTGACCGATTCCACCGAGCCAAAGCTTTCCCCTTTTTCAATCTCTGTCCCTTCTTCGGGCAAGCCCACGAAAACGATATCCCCCAGTTGATCGACGGCATAAGCCGTGATCCCAATCACCGCAATATCATCCTCAACATGGATGTACTCGTGGGTGTCCACGTAGCGCAGATGGGATGGATACTCCAGGGCCATGCCGGTTCTCCCATAAACTCAGTGGATTATTCTAGGGTCAACCCTTGAAGATGGTAAAGAGCGGATCCCAAGCCCGGCCCGCTAGAGAAACTCCATCAGCAGCCGATTGACCGTTTGCGGAGCTTCCTGCTGCGCCCAATGGCCGCATTCGGGGATGTACTCCTTGCGCAGGCCGTTGGGGAAAAAGGGATCCATCCCCTCGGTTAGCTCGCGGCTGAGGGCAAAGTCTTCTTCTCCCCAAATCAGCAGGGTGGGGGCGAGGATCTGCCGCATGGGCTGCAAAAACAGGTTCTGCAAGGTGGGCAGGTTAAACAGCTGGCGGTAGTAGTTGAGGGCAGAGGTGAGAACCTTGGGTTTGGAGAGGGCCTCTTGGTAGAGCTTGAGGTCGTGGCGGGTGAAGGCGCTTTTGCGCACCGAGGTTTCCTGGAAAATGCGGCGCACCCAATCTCCCAAATCCCACTGCAGCACCCACTCTGGCAGCCAAGGCAATTGAAAAAAGAACAGGTACCAACTGCGGCGCAGTTGATCCAAGTTGCTCAAGAATTCACGGCGAAAGCAGGCCGGATGGGGAGAATTGAGGACGGCCAGCTTGCGAATCTCCTCAGGAAAAAATTGCGCCCAGTGCCAGGCAATGGCTCCCCCCCAATCGTGGGCTACGACCACCGCTCTTCGGGCCCCAAAGTGGCTCAGCAAGCCGCGAATATCCTCGGTAAGGGTATCCAGGTCATAGCCGTGATCCGGTTTGTCGGAATCGTTGTAGCCGCGCATATCGGGTGCCACCACGCGAAACCGCTGCGCCAACACCGGAATCTGATGCCGCCAGGAGTACCAAAACTCCGGGAAACCGTGCAACAAGATCGCCAGCTCCCCTTCCCCTTGGGTGACGTAGTGCAGTTGAATGCCATTGGTAAGGGCATACCCGTGCTGCCAGGTTCCCATCTTGGCGGCTACCTCAGGAGGAAGGCGGGGGATCCCTGCTTCTGCCATGTCGTCTGCTCTCGAGCTAACCCATGATTTGGTATCCACCCATACTAACCTTTGTCGCCGGTCTTCCCTTTGCCGGCGCAGGCTTTTTGAGAGGCATCCTACGAAGAAAGCTTAAGAGAAAGTCTGCGGGTGAACAGATTAGATGAACACTAGCGCAGAAGGCCAAAGCCCAACATCCCCGCAAAGCGTTGCCATTTTGGGAGCCGGGGCTTGGGGAAGTACCCTGGCGATGCTGGCTCAGGGGCAAGGGCACCGGGTGCGGGTTTGGAATCGCCGCAAGGGCCTGGATTTGGCAGAAGTGCTCCAGGGATCCCAAATCCTCATCTCAGCCGTCTCTATGGCGGGGGTACGCCCTGTGGTGGAAGCGGTGCGCCAGGTGGGGATCCCACCGCAGGCAATTTTGGTCTCGGCCACCAAAGGGTTGGATCCACTGCAGCTTCTGACCCCTACCCAAATCTGGGGGGCCACTTTCCCGGAGCAGCCTCTGGTAGTGCTTTCGGGGCCTAATCTTTCGGCGGAGATCCGCCAAGGCTTGCCGGCAGCGGCAGTGGTGGCCAGCCGGGATCCCTGGGCCGCTGTGCAGGTGCAGTATGCCCTTTCCTCGGAGCGGTTCCGCCTCTATACCAGCAGCGATCCGCTGGGAGTGGAGCTAGGCGGCACCCTGAAAAATGTTATCGCCATCGCTGTTGGCGTGTGTGATGGCTTGCAACTGGGGGCCAATGCCCGTGCGGCTCTGGTTACCCGCGGCCTGGCAGAGATGATCCGGGTGGGATCCAAGCTGGGGGCACGGGCAGAAACCTTCAACGGCCTGTCGGGGTTGGGGGATCTGCTGGCCACCTGCCACAGCCGCTTGAGCCGCAACTACCGAGTGGGCTACGGGCTAGGCCAGGGCCAACCCTTGTCGCAGATTTTGGCGGAGATCGAGGGCACCGCCGAAGGGGTTTACACCGCTCCCGTCGTGGTCGAGATCGCTGCCCAGCACGGCATTCAGGTGCCCATCACCCAGGAAGTGCATCTGTTGTTGCAAGGGCAGACCACCCCCACCGCCGCCCTCACCCGCCTGATGGAACGTCAACTGACTTCGGAATAGGCTGCCTTCACTTCTCCCAAAGGAGGAGGGGGGTTTCTGGCATAACCGCAAATCTGCGGATGAGGAAAGTTGTTCCGCACTCTATCAGGATTTTTGCAGAGCAGGGAGATCCCAGAATGAGCGATTTGGCGGAGTTTTTTTTTCCAGAGTTTCCCTATGCTGCAGCTGTAGTTCTTCGACTTGTTCTTGCATCAACTCGGATCTCTCTGGCTCCGGGAAGGCGGACAGTAGGCCCGACAGGTTGGGCCAGGTCTTTGTTTAATTTTTTACAAAGTTATGTCCAAACGCATCCTGGTGATTGAAGACGAACCCTCCATCCGTACCTACCTGCAGAAGGTGTTGCAAAGAGCGGGGTACGACACGGTGGCGGCCACCGATGGAGAAGAGGGCTTGCAGATGGTGCGCACCCTGATGCCCGACTTGGTGTTGTGCGATGTGGTGATGCCCAAGCTGAACGGCTATGGGGTGCTGGATGCCCTGAGATGGGATCAGTCTACAGCTCACATCCCCTTCGTCTTTCTCTCCTCGAAAATCTCTCCCGAAGAGATTGAACAGGGGCTATGTTTTGGCTCCGATGCCTATCTGACGAAGCCCGTTGACCAGAAACGCCTGCTGAAAGCCGTTGCTGCCCAATTGTCTTGAGTTGACCAAAAGGCGCGGCAAGCCCCGTCCTTCAGGGCAGGGAAGGATAGCGCCGACCATAGCCGACGCCCTTTAAAAACGCAGTGCCGGCCATGTGAATATCGTTGTCATCACGCATAGGTCAAGAATACGATTGAGCGGTGCAACGACTTCAAGCCTTCAAGTACGAATTGCTGCCCAACAGCCAGCAGGAACGGCAGATGCGCCGCTTTGCTGGCTCCTGCCGGTTCGTCTACAACAAAGCACTGGCGTTGCAGAAGGAGCGTCACGAGCAAGGCCAGAAAAAGCTAGGCTATGCGGGCTTGTGCCAGCTGCTCACCGCGTGGCGCCACAGCGCAGATACGGCGTGGCTGGCGGATGCGCCGGTGCATCCGCTGCAACAGGCGCTCCAGGATTTGGAGCGAGCCCACAGCCACTTCTTCGCCCAGCGCGCCGGCTTCCCGAAGTTCAAGAAAAAAGGCCGGTCGGACAGTTTCCGTTATCCCGACCCCAAGCAAATCCAGCTGGACCAGGCCAACAGCCGCATCTTTCTGCCCAAACTTGGCTGGCTGCGTTATCGCAACAGCCGCGACGTGGTGGGCAAGGTCAAGAACGTCACCGTATCCAAGCACGCTGGCAAGTGGTTCGTGTCGATCCAGACCGAGCAGGAGGTTAATTGGCCTATTCCGCAGGGGGGCGCAGTGGGCATGGACATGGGCATTGCCCGCTTGGCTACCCTCTCGGACGGCACGTTCTACGCGCCCCTCAACAGCTTCAAGCGGCACGAGGCGCGCTTGCGCAAGGCCCAGCAAGCGCTCTCCCGCAAAGTCAAGTTCAGCAACAACTGGAAGAAGGCAAAAGCCCGCCTCCAGCGTATTCATTCTCAGATGGCCAACGCCCGCCGCGACTTCCTGCACAAGGTCTCGACCGCGATTAGCAAAAGCCAGGCAATCGTGTGCATCGAGGACTTGCGGGTGCGGAATATGTCCAAGTTGGCGGCAGGGACGGCAGATGCTCCTGGGAAGAACGTCCGCGCCAAGTCAGCGTTAAACAAAGCCATTCTCGACCAGGGGTGGTATGAGTTCCGCTGCATGCTGGAGTACAAGCTGGCCTGGAAAGGCGGCAGGCTCATTGTCGTGCCGCCGCAGAACCCGAGCCGCACCTGTCCATGTTGCGGCCATGTTTCATCAGACAACCGCCAGACCCAAGCCTGGTTCGAGTGCGTGGCGTGCGGCTATGAGAATAACGCCGATCGCGGCAGCGGGCCGGAGGCCTTTCGCGGCAGCGGGCCGGAGGCCTTTCGCGGCAGCGGGCCGGAGGCCTTTCTGGTCGGTGCCATCAACATCCTTGCTCGCGGGATACAGCTGTTGCGAGACGAAGGGCAGGACACGGCCGACGCTGCGGTCGGGATGCGGGTGGATCAACCACCCGTGTCAGCCCGGATGGCCTGTGGATCGAACTGCACGGGCGGTCGGAAGCAGGAACCCGCCGAGACGACTGCGCAAGGAGCCATCCATGCGTAGCGTGGTAGGAATCTCCGGCCTAAAGGCCGGGGAGGATGTCAATTTCCCAGTTTCACCCTCCTCTCTGGCTCAGCTTGGAGCCAATGGCCTCATCGGCAAACCCTTCAACGCCGCCACCCTGGCTGCGGACATCTGTGCTCTGCTGGGCTGGGATCCCTGACTCAACCCTGAACCCGCCCCAAAGACCCCTGGGATCCCACCGATATCCGCCAAATCGCGTAGAAGAAACGTACAAATTGCCTACGCAAATCCTCGATGTTTCTCTGTACTTCCACTGATCTCGAGGCTATGATAGGGGCATGAACGTTAGAAATACGGAGGAAAAACAGATGCAAGTCAGTGAAGATCTAACCCTGGACTACCGTACTTACCGCATAGCAGCCCTATTGAGCGAGAGCTTCTCTTTGGGAGCACTGCTGGGAGTATCCCTCAAGTGGCAGAACGATGTCTCCTCCGTGAATGAGCCGCGGCCCAGGGCTTCCCATCTTTCCCTGCAGGACATCGAGCAGCGCTACCTCACCTCTTGGCAAAGATAGTCTTCTCCCTTCAAAAACCATCTCTCAAACAGAACCAGCCATGAATACAAGTCTTGACTCTGTTACTCTGCCCTCCAGCATCCAAGAAATCGTGGAGCAGGTGTTCCGCAGCAGCTTCCTCAGCTTGGGCCAAGAGAACCGCATCAATGAGCTGCTCTTTCAGCGGCGCTACTCTGAGGCTGACCTGGAACTGTTGGACTGCCTAAGCTTGGCGTTGCTGAACCATCAAATTGAGACGGAAAAACGTTCTGCGGCAAAAGCTGCCTGACCCCCAAAACGCATCAAGTTCCTCCAAAGCAAAAGGGGATCCCAGCTGGATCCCCTTATTTGTCCAATCTGAGTCCAGTGACCTAGCTGATCTCCAAGGAAAACCCTGGAAGCGCCCCGGCAAGCATTCTAGAGTTCTTGCAGGATGTGGGGACTAGACCGCAACGGTCTTCTTCACCTGAGCCGCCAAAGCTCCAGAAGCATACTTGGCTGCCATCTCATCCAAGGTAACCACCGGAACTTTGGTGCCATGGCCAGCACAGCCGAAGGCAATGTAGCGCTCAGCACAGACTTTTTGCATTTCCTTGATGGAAGGCTTGAGGAAGTGGCGGGGGTCAAACTCTTTCGGATTCTCGGCCAGAGCGCGGCGCACGGCAGCTGTGATGGCCAGGCGGTTGTCGGTGTCGATGTTTACTTTGCGCACTCCATTTTGGATGCCCCGCTGAATTTCTTCCAGCGGCACACCGTAAGTCTCGGGAATGGAGCCGCCGTATTCGTTGATGATGTCGATCAGCTCCTTGGGCACCGAGGAGGAACCGTGCATCACCAGGTGCGTGTTGGGCAGGCGGCGGTGGATCTCAGCAATGCGCTCCATGTCGAGGATGTCACCAGTGGGCTTCCGGGAGAACTTGTAGGCGCCATGGCTGGTACCAATGGCTACGGCCAGCGCATCCACCTGAGTTCGCTCCACAAAGTCCACCGCTTGGTCGGGGTCGGTGAGGAGTTGGTCATGGCTGAGCGCCTCTTCCGCGCCGTGGCCATCTTCCGCTTCCCCACGGCCCGTCTCCAGGGATCCCAGGCAGCCCAGTTCCCCTTCCACACTCACCCCGATTGCATGAGCCACTTTCACCACCTCGGAGGTAACGGCCACGTTGTACTCGTAGCTGGCCGGGGTTTTGGCATCTTCCTTGAGGGATCCATCCATCATGACGCTGGTGAAGCCGTTGCGGATGGCGGAATAGCAGGTAGCCGGGCTATTGCCGTGGTCTTGGTGCATGGCGACGGGGATGTGGGGGTAGGTCTCCACTGCCGCCAGGATCAGGTGCCGCAGAAAGTTCTCGCCCGCATACTTGCGTGCCCCTCGAGAGGCTTGCAGGATAACGGGGCTGTTGGTTTCATGGGCTGCCTGCATGATTGCTTGGATCTGCTCCATGTTGTTGACGTTGAAGGCAGGAATGCCGTAGCCATGTTCGGCGGCATGATCCAGTAGCGTCCGCATTGCAACGAGAGCCATCGGTTACCTCCTGAGGTGCTGACCTAGTGGGTATGAGATTTGCTTACCGTTGATCTTAAGATACTTTTTACGTTTTGGCGGATAAGCCGCCGGGGATCTGCGTATCTTGCCGAGGGATCCTTGCAGCTATTGGCCGTGATGCTCGCGCTCAGGCGCAACAGGCGCACCGACATCTTCAGATACAGTGGGGAAGGGCAAGACTGTTGGGCGCTTGCATCGAGGATGGTTCTGCCCATGCCCGCTCAATTTATCTCTTAGTCTCTCTAATTCTACTGTGGTGTTTTTGTGTTGTTTGCCCGGAGGAATGGGAACGTGCGTTGCAATCGCTGGCCGGTCTTGGGTGTAAAGCCAACAAGGGCTCTCTGGGGTAGTTGGGTGCAAGGAACCGGTTTGGCAATGGCCTGTTGGGCGACGGGCCTTCAGTTGGCAGCTTGGGGGATCCCTGGGCAATCTCCGGATCAGGTGGCGGCCTGGGTGAGGGACAATCCTGTGCTGCGGCCCCGTCCGGGCGAAACCCTGAACATCAACCGAGTGGAGCCGGATGGATCCCGTTTTACGTTCTTGGCCTCGGTGGCTCCGCCAGGACGGATCATCAACCCGCTGGATCGGGAGACGATTCGCTCGGAGCGGATGACGTTCTTTCGCCCCCAAGGACTGACAGCAGAGGATCTCTTTCGAGCCATTCGCGACGTTTATGGGCCGGAGATCGCCGCCGATCTGGATCAGGCGGTGGAGGTGATTCGCTACCCGTCCCCAGAAGCTCTGGCAAGCAGTCCGGGCTATACCTTGGCCCTTGCCATCCAAGGGGTGGTGCTGCGGGGAAACCAATTTATGTACTGGCTGGAGCTGACGCAAAACCCCGATGGCCGCGTGCAGCAGGGGCAGGTGTGGGTGTTCCAAGAGGAATGGCTTCCCAAAGTGGAGGGGGAGCTGGCGGAGCGCTTCCCCTTGCAGGTGATGACCCGTTGAGGGGCCCCCAATCTTTTCCCCAAGAAGAGAGGCGTTCAGGGACGGAGGAAAGCCGGCAATTCCACCCGCTCTACCTGGGGCCGAAAGCCCAACCAAGGAGTGGCCAACTGGGCAAATCGCTCTGGATCCCCGCTCACACAGAAACGGTGGGGTTCCTCCTGGGCAGCGGTCGAGGGGCGGCGCAAGCCCCATAAGCTCAATTCGCGGGCCAGGGATCCCACCAGCGCCATCCCTGGATCTACCCGTTTGACCGAGGACGGCAGCAAAGGCTTCAGGATTGGATCCAGCAGGGGGTAGTGAGTACAGCCATAGACAAGAGTATCGATCCCCTGTTGCAACAGCGGTTGCAGGTAGCGTTCAGCCGCCTGTCGCAGAGCAGGGCTATCCAGCCATCCGGCTTCAATGAGAGGGACGAACTCAGGGCAGGCCTGCTCCCAACAGTAAACGGGGTACGGAAAACGTTTGGGATCCAGAGCGCTGTACTCTTGAATGGCTCTTGAGTAAGCGCGACTCTTGACCGTGGCCACCGTGGCGAGCACCCCAATGCGGGATCCTTGGGCCAGTGCTGCCTGGGCGCCGGGTAGGATCAACCCCAGAACGGGCAGGGCAAACTCCTGCCGCACGTGGTCCAGAGCCAAGGCCGAGCTGGTATTGCAGGCCATCACCACCAGCTTCACCGGCTGTGCCTGCATCCATGTCAGAATTTGCCGCACAAAGGCCAGGATCTCCTCTGGCGAGCGTTCCCCATAGGGCAACCGCGCTGTGTCGCCGAAGTAGATGAGCCGTTCCTGGGGGAGCCGGCGGCGTAAGGCTCGCCAAACCGTCAGCCCGCCCAAGCCGCTGTCAAACACCCCAATTGGCCAACTGGGATCTGGCTCTGATTTCCACTCCCACTGCATGCTCCGTTCTCCTCAACACCTTGGCCTAAGCTGCTGTATCCTACCCTGCTTTCGAGAATCTCGGCGACAGATTCCCTGCCTTCCCTCTGAGATCAACTGGGCCAACTGGATCGTCAATTCGATCAATTTCAATTAAGGATCAATTGAGAGATCCGATAGACATGAACAAGCTCAGCCAACGGCTAGCGACTGCGCAAGAAAGTCTCAATGCCATCGGCAATGGCCCGCGCCAAGAGAGCCTGATATTCGGCAGTAGCCAATTTTCGCCCTTCGGTTGGGTTGGTTACGTATCCCAACTCCAGCAGCACGGAGGGCATACCCACAGGTGTTTCCCGCACCACAAAAAAGCGGGCTCGTCTCACCCCCCGGTCAGCAGCACCGGTGGCCCTGACCAAGCTGCGGTGCAAGATGGCGGCCAGCTCGGCGCTATCGGGTCGCAGGTAATAGGTCTCGATGCCGTGAATGCCGGAGCGATCCAGGGCGTTGGCATGAATGCTCACCAGCAGGGCAGCATTGGCCTGAACGGCCATATCCACCCGCGGTTGCAGCAGCACTTCCCGGTCATCGGTGCGGGTCATCACCACCCCGTACCCCCGCTCCTGCAGCAGTCGTTGCACCTGGTGGGCAACGGAGAGCACGATGTCCTTCTCCTGGATCCCATCTACCCCGATGGCACCGGGATCCCGTCCCCCGTGGCCGGGGTCGATGGCAATGACCGTCCGGTTCAGAGATTGGGGGGTGGAAGGGGAGGCAGGGCCGGGCGTCTGCGGCTGAGGTATTGGTGGAGGAGCATTCAGAGGTCGCAGCTCCAAGGTAATGCGGCGGGATCCCTGGCCGGGGTTGGGCTCGAAGACATTGAACTCCTCGGCGGGCTGCACCAGAATGCTGACCGTGCGGGCATCTTCCTGGACAAAGCGGATCCGCTCCACCGGCCCTCCAACCGGCAAGCCGGGATCCGGCATAGACTGGGGCAGGCGCGCCGGCGCCACATTGATGCGGTAGCCGCCACTCTCGGGATCCCAGCCGGCCCGGTAGAACATGAATCCATCGGCGCTGATGATCAACTGGTTGCCCTGGAGCTGAACCGATTGCAACGTGGCCAGCGGCCCACTGCTGTTGACAGAGCTGACCTCGGGCAAAAGGCTGGCCTGGGCAGCACCCCCGGCAGGCTGGATCCAGATCCCACCTCGCTGTGGGTCGTAGCGGGCTTCCCAGTCGCCACCGGAGGAATCCACATCCAGCACTACCCGAGCAACGGTGGGCTCAAACTGCCCGATACGCAGCCGCGAAACCCCCAGACGGTTGATGACATAAGCTCGCTGGGTGAGGGCAGGGCTGAGGGTGGTGTTGAGAAAATCCACCACTACCCGATCCGGATCGAGGATGCGCCGCACCGTAGTGGAGGGGCTGCCTTGGGTACGGATAAAAAAGCCTTCTGCTTGCGGGGATACCTCTAAAATTTGATGGCCGGAGCGAGGAGATGGGGTGGGTGCCGGGCGTCGGGGAGGCAGTGTCGGCAAAGGCGGGGACGGCGGGAAGGGATCCCTGGAACCTCCCAATAAGCCGACAGATGAAGGGGGAGAAGAAGAGAGAGATCCGGCCTGGGTGAGTTGAACAGCCCAGCGGGAGGGGCCGGCAGTGAGCAGTTGCAGTTGGTTGAGGCTGAGAGGCTGATCCGGC
Proteins encoded in this region:
- a CDS encoding N-acetylmuramoyl-L-alanine amidase — translated: MPEFGKPGSRQIWGAMLLLSLAGAGLFPPESVQAQAITAPGLSRIERWYYDPQQGRLEVNTQGEVRPFLFVLQNPPRVVLDFPNTRFGREPQTQTFAGRVTSLQISQLTDTITRFVLYLQPDQPLSLNQLQLLTAGPSRWAVQLTQAGSLSSSPPSSVGLLGGSRDPFPPSPPLPTLPPRRPAPTPSPRSGHQILEVSPQAEGFFIRTQGSPSTTVRRILDPDRVVVDFLNTTLSPALTQRAYVINRLGVSRLRIGQFEPTVARVVLDVDSSGGDWEARYDPQRGGIWIQPAGGAAQASLLPEVSSVNSSGPLATLQSVQLQGNQLIISADGFMFYRAGWDPESGGYRINVAPARLPQSMPDPGLPVGGPVERIRFVQEDARTVSILVQPAEEFNVFEPNPGQGSRRITLELRPLNAPPPIPQPQTPGPASPSTPQSLNRTVIAIDPGHGGRDPGAIGVDGIQEKDIVLSVAHQVQRLLQERGYGVVMTRTDDREVLLQPRVDMAVQANAALLVSIHANALDRSGIHGIETYYLRPDSAELAAILHRSLVRATGAADRGVRRARFFVVRETPVGMPSVLLELGYVTNPTEGRKLATAEYQALLARAIADGIETFLRSR
- a CDS encoding response regulator gives rise to the protein MSKRILVIEDEPSIRTYLQKVLQRAGYDTVAATDGEEGLQMVRTLMPDLVLCDVVMPKLNGYGVLDALRWDQSTAHIPFVFLSSKISPEEIEQGLCFGSDAYLTKPVDQKRLLKAVAAQLS
- the murI gene encoding glutamate racemase, which produces MQWEWKSEPDPSWPIGVFDSGLGGLTVWRALRRRLPQERLIYFGDTARLPYGERSPEEILAFVRQILTWMQAQPVKLVVMACNTSSALALDHVRQEFALPVLGLILPGAQAALAQGSRIGVLATVATVKSRAYSRAIQEYSALDPKRFPYPVYCWEQACPEFVPLIEAGWLDSPALRQAAERYLQPLLQQGIDTLVYGCTHYPLLDPILKPLLPSSVKRVDPGMALVGSLARELSLWGLRRPSTAAQEEPHRFCVSGDPERFAQLATPWLGFRPQVERVELPAFLRP
- a CDS encoding NAD(P)H-dependent glycerol-3-phosphate dehydrogenase; amino-acid sequence: MNTSAEGQSPTSPQSVAILGAGAWGSTLAMLAQGQGHRVRVWNRRKGLDLAEVLQGSQILISAVSMAGVRPVVEAVRQVGIPPQAILVSATKGLDPLQLLTPTQIWGATFPEQPLVVLSGPNLSAEIRQGLPAAAVVASRDPWAAVQVQYALSSERFRLYTSSDPLGVELGGTLKNVIAIAVGVCDGLQLGANARAALVTRGLAEMIRVGSKLGARAETFNGLSGLGDLLATCHSRLSRNYRVGYGLGQGQPLSQILAEIEGTAEGVYTAPVVVEIAAQHGIQVPITQEVHLLLQGQTTPTAALTRLMERQLTSE
- a CDS encoding RNA-guided endonuclease InsQ/TnpB family protein, with amino-acid sequence MQRLQAFKYELLPNSQQERQMRRFAGSCRFVYNKALALQKERHEQGQKKLGYAGLCQLLTAWRHSADTAWLADAPVHPLQQALQDLERAHSHFFAQRAGFPKFKKKGRSDSFRYPDPKQIQLDQANSRIFLPKLGWLRYRNSRDVVGKVKNVTVSKHAGKWFVSIQTEQEVNWPIPQGGAVGMDMGIARLATLSDGTFYAPLNSFKRHEARLRKAQQALSRKVKFSNNWKKAKARLQRIHSQMANARRDFLHKVSTAISKSQAIVCIEDLRVRNMSKLAAGTADAPGKNVRAKSALNKAILDQGWYEFRCMLEYKLAWKGGRLIVVPPQNPSRTCPCCGHVSSDNRQTQAWFECVACGYENNADRGSGPEAFRGSGPEAFRGSGPEAFLVGAINILARGIQLLRDEGQDTADAAVGMRVDQPPVSARMACGSNCTGGRKQEPAETTAQGAIHA
- the gcvH gene encoding glycine cleavage system protein GcvH — protein: MALEYPSHLRYVDTHEYIHVEDDIAVIGITAYAVDQLGDIVFVGLPEEGTEIEKGESFGSVESVKAVEDLYAPLSGEVVAVNTAVVESPESLADDPYGDGWLIKVRIANPEDLEDTMSAEAYASLVEGS
- the fba gene encoding class II fructose-bisphosphate aldolase (catalyzes the reversible aldol condensation of dihydroxyacetonephosphate and glyceraldehyde 3-phosphate in the Calvin cycle, glycolysis, and/or gluconeogenesis) encodes the protein MALVAMRTLLDHAAEHGYGIPAFNVNNMEQIQAIMQAAHETNSPVILQASRGARKYAGENFLRHLILAAVETYPHIPVAMHQDHGNSPATCYSAIRNGFTSVMMDGSLKEDAKTPASYEYNVAVTSEVVKVAHAIGVSVEGELGCLGSLETGRGEAEDGHGAEEALSHDQLLTDPDQAVDFVERTQVDALAVAIGTSHGAYKFSRKPTGDILDMERIAEIHRRLPNTHLVMHGSSSVPKELIDIINEYGGSIPETYGVPLEEIQRGIQNGVRKVNIDTDNRLAITAAVRRALAENPKEFDPRHFLKPSIKEMQKVCAERYIAFGCAGHGTKVPVVTLDEMAAKYASGALAAQVKKTVAV
- a CDS encoding diguanylate cyclase gives rise to the protein MPLDPLSQLPEEPTTQIPLEFYERRPQPEATAAFLTVLSGANVGMTFPLARGGVLGRSHRADIQLLDHAVSRQHCRLERESEGYVLTDLESLNGTYVNGERVSRVLLKDGDRIQVGASTLKFAYYDAAEEAFFLQMATAALYDPLTGLYNRRFFLKQLELEIPFALRHRIPLHVLYLDLDGFKQINDRWGHWAGDQTLIQVARRLQAHVRQDDLVARLGGDEFALLVRGIPNSQILGLAERLRQAVQTLLVQAGTETISLSCSVGIASLLELGEGTDPQSLLAAADKALYQAKAEGGNRETLL
- a CDS encoding alpha/beta fold hydrolase, whose amino-acid sequence is MAEAGIPRLPPEVAAKMGTWQHGYALTNGIQLHYVTQGEGELAILLHGFPEFWYSWRHQIPVLAQRFRVVAPDMRGYNDSDKPDHGYDLDTLTEDIRGLLSHFGARRAVVVAHDWGGAIAWHWAQFFPEEIRKLAVLNSPHPACFRREFLSNLDQLRRSWYLFFFQLPWLPEWVLQWDLGDWVRRIFQETSVRKSAFTRHDLKLYQEALSKPKVLTSALNYYRQLFNLPTLQNLFLQPMRQILAPTLLIWGEEDFALSRELTEGMDPFFPNGLRKEYIPECGHWAQQEAPQTVNRLLMEFL